The following are encoded together in the Mesoterricola sediminis genome:
- a CDS encoding SemiSWEET family sugar transporter, with the protein MAEFVGYLAAFLTTGSFLPQVIKAWRTRSVQDLSLAMYSMMTSGVFLWLVYGLWIRSAPVAVANAVTLALALSILVAKLRYGGRRGRAPEAPRL; encoded by the coding sequence ATGGCCGAATTCGTCGGATACCTCGCCGCCTTCCTCACCACCGGTAGCTTCCTCCCCCAGGTCATCAAGGCCTGGCGCACCCGCTCCGTCCAGGACCTCAGCCTGGCCATGTACTCCATGATGACCTCCGGCGTGTTCCTCTGGCTCGTGTACGGCCTCTGGATCCGCTCGGCCCCCGTGGCCGTGGCCAACGCGGTGACGCTGGCCCTGGCCCTGTCCATCCTCGTCGCGAAGCTGCGCTACGGCGGCCGCCGGGGCCGGGCCCCCGAGGCGCCCCGGTTGTGA
- a CDS encoding ABC transporter ATP-binding protein, whose product MSGLALSIRDLHKTYAGAEHPVFDGFSLEVEAGSLCAVMGVSGVGKTTLLNCIAGLDRWEGGSINAGGQEVPMGRPEASALFRRAHVGLAFQQPHLLPEFTVEENLLMPLRIAGGPEPGGHAWVEELLETVGLGGLGGRLPSTLSGGQAARAGLARALVRRPGLWLLDEPTGNLDPETALEVFEFLLKLHRELRPTTLLVTHNPALAERCGRIVRLGA is encoded by the coding sequence ATGAGCGGCCTCGCCCTGAGCATCCGCGACCTCCACAAGACCTACGCGGGGGCGGAGCACCCCGTGTTCGACGGGTTCTCGCTGGAGGTCGAGGCCGGCTCGCTCTGCGCCGTCATGGGCGTCTCGGGCGTGGGCAAGACCACGCTCCTCAACTGCATCGCGGGCCTGGACCGCTGGGAGGGCGGCTCCATCAACGCCGGCGGGCAGGAGGTCCCCATGGGCCGGCCCGAGGCGTCGGCCCTCTTCCGGCGCGCCCACGTGGGGCTGGCCTTCCAGCAGCCGCACCTGCTGCCCGAGTTCACCGTGGAGGAGAACCTCCTCATGCCCCTGCGGATCGCGGGCGGCCCCGAGCCCGGCGGCCACGCCTGGGTGGAGGAGCTGCTGGAGACCGTCGGCCTCGGCGGCCTCGGGGGCCGGCTGCCCTCGACCCTGTCGGGAGGCCAGGCCGCGCGGGCCGGCCTCGCCCGGGCCCTGGTGCGGCGGCCGGGCCTCTGGCTCCTGGATGAGCCGACCGGCAACCTCGACCCGGAGACCGCCCTGGAGGTCTTCGAGTTCCTCCTCAAGCTCCATCGCGAGTTGCGGCCCACCACGCTGCTGGTGACCCACAACCCGGCCCTGGCCGAGCGCTGCGGACGCATCGTACGACTGGGCGCCTGA